A single Flavobacterium sp. 1 DNA region contains:
- a CDS encoding membrane metalloprotease, with protein sequence MKGKIIALILFFVLVISCSKEDDEGGMTVDGNPVANNQKTLGASSHDLLADDTFKSMVIEVAYVQGYEPSVAAINNFVAFLSERVNKPLGINVVKKPIASQGKATFTNQEIVAIEDANRTEYNSSNQIAVWTFFVDGASSSNTSTSYILGTAYRNTSFVIFEKTIQGLSSSPFQPSRSLLETTVIEHEFGHLFGLVNLGAKMQTNHEDTAHSKHCNVQSCLMYWDSESGSSIGNMVSGGTVPKLDAQCIADLRANGGK encoded by the coding sequence ATGAAAGGAAAAATTATTGCTTTGATACTGTTTTTTGTCTTAGTCATTTCTTGTTCCAAAGAAGATGATGAAGGCGGAATGACTGTAGATGGGAATCCGGTTGCCAATAATCAAAAAACATTAGGGGCCTCTTCCCATGATTTACTGGCCGATGATACTTTCAAAAGTATGGTTATTGAAGTGGCTTATGTTCAGGGATATGAACCGTCAGTTGCAGCAATCAATAATTTTGTTGCTTTTTTGAGTGAACGGGTGAATAAACCTCTTGGAATAAATGTTGTAAAAAAACCTATTGCCTCACAAGGAAAAGCGACGTTTACTAATCAGGAAATTGTTGCGATAGAAGATGCCAACAGAACGGAATATAATTCTTCAAATCAAATTGCTGTTTGGACTTTTTTTGTCGATGGAGCTTCGTCCAGTAATACAAGCACTTCCTATATTTTGGGAACGGCTTACAGAAATACTTCTTTTGTTATTTTTGAAAAAACTATTCAGGGATTAAGTAGCAGCCCGTTTCAACCAAGTAGAAGTTTACTAGAAACGACAGTCATTGAGCATGAATTTGGACACTTATTTGGGTTGGTTAATTTGGGAGCAAAAATGCAAACTAATCATGAAGATACTGCTCATTCAAAACATTGCAATGTGCAAAGCTGTTTGATGTATTGGGATTCAGAGTCCGGAAGCAGTATTGGTAATATGGTCTCAGGCGGAACGGTACCAAAATTAGATGCCCAATGTATCGCCGATCTCAGAGCAAATGGAGGAAAGTAA
- a CDS encoding PH domain-containing protein, whose amino-acid sequence MFFNIKYIIENESLKIGRGSNIDIKTIRKISETYNPLSSPAASIDQLEIMYNKYDTVLVSAKDKKGFINSLTEINPNIEVVYRKKLVKKRINQKILNQRMKYYR is encoded by the coding sequence TTGTTTTTTAACATAAAATACATAATAGAGAATGAAAGTCTGAAAATAGGTCGTGGATCCAATATTGACATAAAAACGATTCGAAAAATTTCAGAAACGTATAATCCTCTAAGTTCTCCAGCAGCTTCTATAGACCAATTAGAAATTATGTATAATAAATATGATACAGTATTAGTTTCCGCAAAGGACAAAAAAGGTTTTATTAATAGTCTAACAGAAATAAACCCTAATATTGAAGTAGTATACAGAAAAAAACTCGTCAAAAAACGTATAAACCAAAAAATACTCAACCAAAGAATGAAGTACTACCGCTAA
- a CDS encoding HIT family protein: MNTCRFCQIISSQRENEEIIFESNEFIVITDQYRRTSAGAICLIIPKKHKQNILELEESNGNELIKTLKLIGMSMQKAYSCNGIRIWTAVNKEAGQSIFHCHIHLLACKSLKDRIIASFPGVYDLKRRIFNFRNRKLNRKLNFELAEKIRTVIKVKGN, encoded by the coding sequence ATGAATACATGTAGATTTTGTCAAATAATTTCAAGTCAAAGAGAAAATGAAGAAATAATATTTGAAAGTAATGAATTCATAGTTATAACTGACCAATACAGGAGAACAAGTGCAGGAGCAATTTGTCTGATAATTCCTAAAAAACATAAACAGAATATTTTAGAATTAGAAGAAAGCAATGGAAATGAACTTATTAAAACTTTAAAATTAATAGGTATGTCAATGCAAAAAGCATATTCGTGTAATGGAATAAGAATTTGGACAGCAGTAAATAAAGAAGCTGGACAATCTATATTTCATTGCCATATTCACTTATTAGCTTGTAAATCCTTAAAAGATCGAATCATTGCATCTTTTCCAGGTGTTTATGACCTGAAAAGAAGAATTTTTAATTTTAGAAATAGAAAATTAAATAGGAAATTGAATTTTGAATTAGCCGAAAAAATTAGAACTGTAATAAAAGTAAAAGGTAACTAG
- a CDS encoding porin family protein — translation MKKATYLAIALFFGGITVSQSQNYDHKMSGGIKGGYNLASVSFDGNGETDQRHGFHIGVYGESFISENFSIQPELLYSQQGYEIKDASGTFKQKLDYINFPVMLKAYPSRNFFLEVGPQIGLAIKHKEEYNGFFSSSQEYDPDSFDWGMNFGVGFKSNSNISFGVRYHLGLGDLYDSSKAYNRVWQFYVGFDL, via the coding sequence ATGAAAAAAGCAACCTACTTAGCAATAGCTCTATTTTTTGGGGGAATAACAGTATCCCAATCGCAAAATTATGATCATAAAATGAGTGGAGGAATAAAAGGGGGATATAATTTGGCCTCAGTAAGTTTTGATGGGAATGGAGAAACAGATCAGCGCCATGGATTTCATATTGGGGTTTACGGTGAATCTTTTATCAGTGAAAACTTTTCTATTCAGCCTGAATTATTGTATTCACAACAAGGATATGAGATAAAAGATGCCAGTGGAACATTTAAACAAAAATTAGATTATATCAATTTTCCGGTAATGCTTAAAGCTTATCCTTCAAGGAATTTCTTTTTAGAAGTTGGTCCCCAAATTGGGTTAGCTATTAAGCATAAAGAAGAATATAATGGATTTTTCAGTAGTTCCCAAGAGTATGACCCGGATAGTTTTGATTGGGGAATGAATTTTGGGGTAGGATTTAAATCAAATTCTAATATAAGTTTTGGAGTACGTTATCATTTAGGTTTGGGAGATTTGTACGATAGTAGTAAAGCATATAATCGGGTTTGGCAGTTTTATGTTGGATTTGATTTGTAA
- a CDS encoding universal stress protein, whose amino-acid sequence MKKILFPTDFSDVSKNAFIYALKLADAVNAEIVTLHVYEADSPAYLDASIYLQEIYEYEELSEFENYKDAVPLLRNIAQANDLGHIQISNVLIQGSLVAEVLQISKKEKIDFIVMGTKGATHLRQIFLGTTLTKIMDESKITVLGIPENCEYKPINRILFTTKYHFDDIDALQKTQNLAKVLNAHIDCLNIKPPHKVHNDDFAADFKNVFNNSDVTFHSVLSDDTEGAILDFIQRNSINMIAVHIKHKGFFEKLFQVSLSKKLAVNINIPFLSVK is encoded by the coding sequence ATGAAAAAAATACTGTTTCCAACTGATTTTTCAGATGTTTCAAAAAACGCTTTTATTTATGCATTAAAACTAGCCGATGCGGTAAATGCCGAGATTGTAACTCTGCATGTTTACGAAGCAGATTCACCTGCATATTTAGACGCTTCCATTTATTTACAGGAAATTTATGAATATGAAGAATTGAGCGAATTCGAAAATTATAAAGATGCTGTACCTCTGTTGCGAAACATAGCCCAAGCCAATGATTTAGGGCATATTCAAATTAGTAACGTTCTTATACAAGGCAGTCTGGTAGCCGAAGTTCTCCAGATTTCCAAAAAAGAGAAGATCGATTTTATTGTTATGGGAACCAAGGGAGCAACCCATCTTAGACAAATATTTTTGGGAACTACACTAACCAAAATAATGGACGAATCCAAAATAACCGTTTTGGGTATTCCAGAAAATTGTGAATACAAACCTATCAATAGAATATTGTTTACAACAAAGTATCATTTTGACGATATTGATGCCTTGCAAAAAACACAAAATTTAGCTAAAGTATTAAATGCTCACATCGACTGCTTGAATATAAAACCGCCTCACAAGGTGCATAATGACGATTTTGCTGCCGATTTTAAAAATGTTTTCAATAATTCCGATGTTACTTTTCATTCCGTTTTAAGCGATGATACCGAAGGGGCAATTTTAGATTTCATACAGCGAAACAGCATAAATATGATCGCAGTTCATATAAAACACAAGGGATTTTTTGAAAAACTTTTTCAAGTAAGCCTTTCCAAAAAACTAGCTGTTAATATCAATATTCCATTTTTATCTGTTAAGTAA
- a CDS encoding DNA mismatch repair protein, producing the protein MEIYKSNSQSYSQELKAINAKYNTISFLRFISVLLLLGSLFYYIKTSESVFVITAIVLFAGFVVLMRIHSKLSFQKKIKTALIAINENEATYLERKSIPFENGAEFNDFHHPYAYDLDIFGDHSLFQNLNRTATFIGKKTLAKQLLTLLPNDEILKNHKAVQELKEKLNWRQEFLAFAKVGQDNEAFYKTLLQWRVYNSKPLSKASVVISYLFPALFASCLIAYLVTSNMVFLTYSSFVFVINLGVLGNFTKRIQMEIAQSENINTIISQYSLLVQKIEKENFKSEKLKDLQQKLNFKNQKASAHLQKLAELFSNMETIGNFVTALLFNGTFLFNLHVLKSMIAWKKEHAEVLEEWLEVIGEFEMLNSLANFAYNNPDFVYPELNADYEISFSNLSHPLLNPATRVGNEVQFQPQSFMILTGSNMSGKSTFLRSLGINMVLSGMGSPVCASQASVHPLPVLVSMRLSDSLSDSESYFFAEIKRLKQIMDELEANPAFVLLDEILRGTNSDDKRNGTIEVVKKVIAKKAIGAIATHDIEVCLTTNEFPNILTNKCFEVEINSNELHFDYTLRDGICKNKSATFLMKKMGVI; encoded by the coding sequence ATGGAAATATATAAAAGCAATAGTCAAAGCTATTCTCAGGAGTTAAAAGCAATCAATGCCAAATACAATACTATTAGCTTTCTAAGGTTCATTAGTGTTTTGCTTCTTTTAGGGAGCCTATTTTATTACATAAAAACCAGCGAATCAGTATTTGTCATAACGGCAATTGTATTGTTCGCTGGTTTTGTTGTTTTGATGAGAATTCATTCTAAATTATCCTTTCAGAAAAAGATAAAAACGGCTCTCATAGCTATTAACGAAAATGAAGCTACATATTTGGAACGAAAATCAATCCCGTTTGAAAATGGCGCCGAATTCAATGATTTTCATCATCCGTATGCCTACGATTTAGATATTTTTGGAGACCATTCTTTGTTTCAAAATTTAAACAGAACAGCCACTTTTATTGGTAAAAAGACTTTAGCAAAGCAATTATTGACACTTTTGCCAAATGATGAAATACTAAAAAATCACAAAGCTGTACAGGAATTAAAAGAAAAGTTAAATTGGCGTCAGGAGTTTTTAGCTTTCGCCAAAGTGGGGCAGGACAATGAAGCATTTTATAAAACCCTGCTGCAGTGGAGAGTTTATAATAGTAAGCCTTTATCTAAAGCATCGGTGGTAATTTCGTATTTATTTCCAGCGTTGTTTGCAAGTTGTCTTATCGCTTATTTGGTGACTTCAAATATGGTTTTCCTGACATATTCCTCTTTTGTGTTTGTAATTAATTTAGGTGTTTTGGGTAATTTCACAAAGCGGATTCAAATGGAAATTGCACAATCCGAAAATATCAATACAATAATCAGTCAATACAGCTTATTGGTTCAAAAAATTGAAAAAGAAAATTTTAAATCGGAAAAGTTGAAAGATTTGCAGCAAAAATTAAACTTTAAAAACCAAAAGGCCAGTGCACATCTTCAAAAACTAGCAGAGTTGTTTTCTAATATGGAAACTATTGGGAATTTTGTGACTGCTTTATTATTTAACGGAACATTTCTTTTTAATCTTCACGTTTTAAAGTCGATGATTGCTTGGAAAAAAGAACATGCTGAAGTTTTAGAAGAATGGCTGGAAGTTATTGGCGAGTTTGAAATGCTCAATAGTTTGGCAAATTTTGCATATAATAACCCAGATTTTGTGTACCCTGAATTGAATGCTGATTATGAAATTTCTTTTTCTAATCTAAGCCATCCTTTATTAAATCCAGCGACTAGAGTAGGGAATGAGGTACAGTTTCAGCCGCAATCTTTTATGATTTTGACAGGTTCTAATATGTCAGGCAAAAGTACTTTTTTGCGTAGTTTAGGAATTAATATGGTGCTTTCAGGAATGGGTTCTCCAGTTTGCGCGAGCCAGGCAAGTGTACATCCGTTACCAGTTTTAGTATCTATGCGACTCTCGGATTCGTTATCTGACAGTGAATCTTATTTCTTCGCTGAAATAAAACGCTTGAAGCAAATCATGGATGAACTGGAAGCAAATCCAGCCTTTGTTCTTTTGGACGAAATTCTGCGTGGCACCAACTCCGATGATAAACGAAATGGAACCATTGAAGTGGTTAAGAAAGTAATTGCCAAAAAAGCAATCGGTGCCATTGCCACACACGATATTGAAGTTTGCTTGACAACAAATGAATTCCCAAATATTCTTACCAACAAATGCTTTGAAGTCGAAATCAACAGCAATGAACTGCATTTTGATTATACTCTTCGTGACGGCATTTGTAAAAACAAAAGCGCTACTTTCTTGATGAAAAAGATGGGGGTTATTTAA
- a CDS encoding universal stress protein, which translates to MKKILFPTDFSEVANNAFIHALEFAKIVNGELVLLHTFELPIIDNQFIPENYYNILDSLQLAQYDMFKDQIPKLRELAQKQHLENIKLNHKIMEGDLIYSIKRAIKEEKIDFVIMGTSGATGWESFFIGSNTGAVVTAVDVPVLSVPVESEFAKIKTIGFTTRFRDKDKSALRQVLKIAKKAHAEVKCLYVKTSKSDVSEETINQWKNEFGNEAVDFIVMNTDLVKETILDFVSHKNIDILAMITHKRNFFSELFNPSLTQKMSNVSIVPILAMHEE; encoded by the coding sequence ATGAAAAAGATTTTATTTCCAACCGATTTTTCTGAAGTCGCCAATAATGCTTTTATTCACGCTTTAGAATTTGCAAAGATTGTCAATGGAGAACTCGTGTTGTTGCATACTTTCGAATTGCCCATTATTGACAATCAATTTATTCCAGAGAACTATTATAACATTTTAGATTCTTTGCAGTTAGCACAGTATGATATGTTTAAAGACCAAATCCCAAAGCTTCGTGAATTAGCTCAAAAACAGCATTTGGAGAACATTAAGCTAAATCATAAAATCATGGAAGGCGATTTGATTTACAGTATTAAAAGAGCCATAAAAGAAGAAAAAATCGATTTTGTTATCATGGGAACTTCAGGAGCCACAGGCTGGGAATCCTTTTTTATTGGTTCCAATACAGGTGCAGTAGTAACAGCAGTAGATGTTCCAGTGCTTAGCGTACCTGTTGAATCCGAATTCGCTAAAATCAAAACAATTGGTTTTACCACTCGTTTTAGAGACAAAGACAAATCTGCTTTGCGTCAAGTTCTTAAAATTGCCAAAAAAGCTCATGCAGAAGTTAAGTGTCTGTATGTAAAAACGAGTAAATCAGACGTTTCGGAAGAAACAATTAATCAATGGAAAAATGAGTTTGGGAACGAAGCCGTTGATTTTATAGTTATGAATACTGATTTGGTTAAAGAAACTATTTTGGATTTTGTATCTCATAAAAACATCGATATTTTGGCAATGATAACCCACAAAAGAAATTTTTTCTCCGAGCTGTTCAACCCAAGCCTGACCCAAAAAATGTCTAATGTTTCAATTGTGCCAATATTAGCGATGCATGAAGAATAA
- a CDS encoding SRPBCC domain-containing protein, with translation MTASNYSTTLLVDNPVKEVFNAINNVRGWWQGEIEGSTDKLNDEFTYRMEDIHFSKQKVVEIVPNEKVVWLVTDSKLNFIKTKSEWTGTKIIFEISEINNKTQIRFTHLGLVPEVECFGDCSNAWSQLIQESLFSLITRGKGIKVFG, from the coding sequence ATGACAGCATCAAATTATAGTACAACCCTTTTAGTTGACAATCCGGTAAAAGAAGTTTTCAACGCCATCAATAATGTTCGTGGTTGGTGGCAAGGGGAAATTGAAGGCAGCACAGACAAACTCAATGATGAGTTTACCTATCGTATGGAAGATATTCATTTTTCAAAACAAAAAGTAGTTGAAATTGTCCCAAACGAAAAAGTAGTATGGCTTGTTACTGACAGTAAACTGAATTTCATTAAAACTAAAAGCGAATGGACAGGAACAAAAATTATTTTTGAAATATCTGAAATAAATAACAAAACACAAATCCGTTTCACTCATTTGGGTTTAGTTCCTGAAGTTGAATGTTTCGGTGACTGTTCAAATGCTTGGAGCCAACTTATACAAGAAAGTTTATTTAGTTTGATAACCAGAGGAAAGGGGATAAAAGTTTTTGGATAG
- the mnmE gene encoding tRNA uridine-5-carboxymethylaminomethyl(34) synthesis GTPase MnmE, with the protein MIKNDSIVALATASGAGAIAVIRVSGEDAITIANSVFKSIKNKDLTTQKTHTLHLGHIADGEKTLDQVLVSIFKNPNSYTGENTIEISCHGSTYIQQQIIQLLLRKGCRMADAGEFTLRAFLNGKLDLSQAEAVADLISSDNEASHQIAMQQMRGGFSNEIAKLREELLNFASLIELELDFAEEDVEFADRTQFHELLNRIEFVLKRLIDSFAVGNVIKNGIPVAIVGEPNVGKSTLLNALLNEERAIVSEIAGTTRDTIEDELVIGGIGFRFIDTAGIRETADVVESIGIKKTFEKIEQAQVVLYLVDGCKLTVDGKLDNLLVEVNKTQNQYPQKPILVIINKKDLLSKEVIDAINAKLATNNQQPTTIYISAKEKVGVDELKNKLLSFVNTGALRNNETIVTNTRHYDSLLKALDEIQKVKFGLETNLSSDLMALDIKEALYQFGMITGQVTNDELLGNIFANFCIGK; encoded by the coding sequence ATGATTAAAAACGATTCTATAGTTGCTTTAGCGACTGCTTCGGGAGCAGGAGCTATCGCTGTAATTCGGGTTTCTGGAGAAGATGCCATTACTATTGCAAATTCCGTTTTTAAATCAATAAAAAACAAGGATTTAACCACACAAAAAACGCATACTCTGCATTTGGGACATATTGCAGATGGCGAAAAAACATTAGACCAGGTTTTGGTTTCCATTTTCAAAAACCCAAATTCTTATACAGGCGAAAATACAATCGAAATTTCCTGTCATGGTTCGACTTATATTCAACAGCAGATTATTCAATTATTACTTCGAAAAGGCTGTCGAATGGCCGATGCCGGAGAATTTACCTTAAGAGCATTTTTGAACGGCAAACTAGACCTTTCGCAAGCAGAAGCTGTAGCCGATTTGATTTCATCTGATAATGAAGCTTCGCACCAAATTGCGATGCAGCAAATGCGCGGCGGTTTCTCTAACGAGATTGCTAAACTCCGTGAGGAATTATTGAATTTTGCTTCCTTAATCGAATTGGAATTAGACTTCGCCGAAGAAGATGTAGAATTTGCCGACAGAACGCAATTTCATGAATTATTGAACCGAATTGAATTTGTCCTAAAGCGTTTAATCGATTCATTTGCTGTTGGGAATGTGATTAAAAATGGAATTCCAGTAGCTATTGTTGGTGAACCGAATGTGGGGAAATCGACTTTACTAAATGCTTTGTTAAACGAAGAACGCGCCATTGTTTCGGAAATTGCAGGAACTACCCGCGATACGATTGAAGATGAATTAGTAATTGGCGGAATTGGCTTTAGATTCATTGATACAGCGGGAATCCGCGAAACAGCTGATGTGGTTGAAAGTATTGGAATTAAAAAGACCTTTGAAAAAATTGAGCAGGCTCAGGTGGTTTTATATTTAGTTGATGGCTGTAAGCTGACAGTTGATGGAAAACTGGATAACTTACTTGTTGAAGTTAACAAAACACAAAATCAATACCCGCAAAAACCTATTTTGGTAATCATTAATAAAAAAGACTTACTTTCTAAAGAAGTGATAGATGCAATAAATGCAAAACTAGCAACCAACAACCAACAACCAACAACCATTTATATTTCAGCCAAAGAAAAGGTCGGAGTAGATGAACTTAAAAACAAACTCCTTTCTTTCGTAAACACTGGCGCTTTACGTAATAACGAAACAATAGTTACCAATACCAGACATTACGACTCATTGCTCAAAGCACTGGACGAAATCCAAAAAGTTAAATTTGGTCTTGAAACAAATTTATCCAGTGATCTTATGGCTCTTGATATTAAAGAAGCTTTGTATCAGTTTGGGATGATTACGGGGCAGGTTACAAATGATGAGCTGTTAGGAAATATTTTTGCTAATTTCTGCATTGGAAAGTAG